The following coding sequences are from one Streptomyces angustmyceticus window:
- a CDS encoding J domain-containing protein, translating to MTNSHAENTQDGQHRPDVPGIPDASAEPQAPDARGGGQRAQAGQDGGPRDQTGGPEQTDAHQGVQGAQGGSASGQAEAGPEQGGAPDGKAAHDQASQKQAAEAEATRRLAKAVLAAEQALIEFEIAVETFRVEVENFSRLHHQRLGPMYARLDELDAQIAEAVAARTGDPEDVRKAQEARASVLPMPEVEELFHGWMGSDGLFSEAQAMLTEQPVQPPQKVRPSEEARKVYRDLVRKAHPDLARDDAERARRDEFIARVNAAYGQGNEAVLRELAQEWEAGPAPAEERLSESEELYARLEWLAERKELLAAAASELEESAIGAMIKMAPEDPDALLDEIAEKLLADVAERETYLAQLVG from the coding sequence GTGACGAACTCGCACGCGGAGAACACGCAGGACGGTCAGCACCGACCGGACGTACCGGGTATCCCGGACGCCTCGGCCGAGCCGCAGGCACCGGACGCCCGCGGCGGCGGTCAGAGAGCCCAGGCCGGGCAGGACGGGGGCCCGAGAGATCAGACCGGGGGGCCCGAGCAGACGGATGCCCACCAGGGTGTTCAGGGCGCCCAGGGTGGTTCGGCCAGCGGTCAGGCGGAGGCCGGGCCCGAGCAGGGTGGCGCGCCGGATGGCAAGGCGGCTCACGACCAGGCGTCTCAGAAGCAGGCGGCTGAGGCCGAGGCGACGCGGCGGCTGGCCAAGGCGGTGCTGGCCGCGGAGCAGGCGCTGATCGAGTTCGAGATCGCCGTGGAGACCTTCCGGGTGGAGGTGGAGAACTTCTCCCGCCTGCACCACCAGCGGCTCGGCCCCATGTACGCGCGGCTCGACGAGCTCGACGCGCAGATCGCCGAGGCGGTGGCGGCGCGTACGGGCGATCCCGAGGACGTCCGTAAGGCGCAGGAGGCTCGTGCGTCGGTGCTGCCGATGCCGGAGGTGGAGGAGCTCTTCCACGGCTGGATGGGCTCGGACGGACTGTTCTCCGAGGCGCAGGCGATGCTCACCGAGCAGCCGGTGCAGCCGCCGCAGAAGGTGCGGCCCAGTGAGGAGGCCCGCAAGGTCTACCGCGACCTGGTGCGCAAGGCCCATCCGGACCTGGCACGGGACGACGCGGAGCGGGCCCGGCGGGACGAGTTCATCGCGCGGGTCAACGCGGCGTACGGCCAGGGCAACGAGGCCGTGCTGCGGGAGCTGGCGCAGGAGTGGGAGGCCGGTCCGGCCCCGGCCGAGGAGCGGCTCAGCGAGAGCGAGGAGCTCTACGCCCGGCTGGAGTGGCTGGCCGAGCGCAAGGAGCTGCTGGCCGCCGCTGCCTCCGAGCTGGAGGAGAGCGCGATCGGCGCGATGATCAAGATGGCGCCGGAGGACCCGGACGCGCTCCTGGACGAGATCGCCGAGAAGCTGCTCGCCGACGTCGCGGAACGTGAGACCTACCTCGCGCAGCTGGTCGGGTAG
- a CDS encoding rhodanese-like domain-containing protein: MQFGSVPTVGVDALTPEDFLLDVRENDEWEAGHADGALHIPMSEFVARYGELTEAAPADGKVYVLCRVGGRSAQVAQYLVQQGIDAVNVAGGMQAWEAAGRPVSDGKGGPGAVI, from the coding sequence ATGCAATTTGGTTCTGTGCCCACGGTCGGTGTCGACGCCCTCACGCCGGAGGACTTCCTCCTCGACGTGCGCGAGAACGACGAGTGGGAGGCGGGGCACGCCGACGGCGCGCTGCACATCCCGATGAGTGAATTCGTCGCCCGCTACGGTGAGTTGACCGAGGCGGCCCCCGCGGACGGCAAGGTGTACGTGCTGTGCCGGGTCGGCGGGCGCTCGGCGCAGGTGGCGCAGTATCTGGTCCAGCAGGGCATCGACGCGGTGAACGTCGCGGGCGGAATGCAGGCATGGGAGGCCGCCGGTCGCCCCGTGTCGGATGGCAAGGGCGGCCCCGGCGCGGTTATCTAG
- a CDS encoding acyl-CoA dehydrogenase family protein, translated as MDFTFTEEQQAAVEAAKAVFSGVAPDSVPSPALTPGAVADDFDRVLWRKLADADLLSLPIAPEHGGAGLDPIALCLVLRESAKVLARVPLLETGAAALTLQRYATDELSAEVLPLLAAGDLVVTVAAAGRTGHEPAELAVAARQEGADWIFDGVQTAVPWAQTADRILLPAHTPEGRAVLALVPRTHPGITLDDQISTTGERLAEVRLNAVRLGAQETITAPHAWESLRNVLTTGTCALALGVGESVLAMTSDYTSKREQFGFPVATFQAVAVQAADRFIDLRAMEATLWQAAWRITTDAAGPLPPAGDVAVAKIWASEGVRRVVQTAQHLHGGFGADTDYALHRYHAWAKQLELSLGPAAAHEEALGDLLAAHPLR; from the coding sequence ATGGACTTCACCTTCACCGAGGAGCAGCAGGCTGCCGTCGAAGCGGCCAAGGCCGTCTTCTCGGGGGTCGCTCCGGACAGCGTGCCCAGTCCGGCACTCACCCCCGGTGCGGTCGCCGACGACTTCGACCGCGTGCTGTGGCGCAAGCTCGCCGACGCCGACCTGCTGAGCCTGCCGATCGCGCCCGAGCACGGCGGCGCGGGCCTGGACCCGATCGCGCTCTGCCTCGTACTCCGCGAGTCGGCCAAAGTACTGGCGCGAGTACCCCTGCTGGAGACCGGCGCCGCCGCACTCACCCTCCAGCGGTACGCCACCGACGAGCTCTCCGCGGAAGTGCTGCCCCTCCTTGCGGCCGGCGACCTCGTCGTGACCGTCGCCGCCGCCGGCCGCACGGGCCACGAACCGGCCGAACTCGCCGTAGCCGCCCGCCAAGAGGGTGCCGACTGGATCTTCGACGGGGTCCAGACAGCCGTTCCCTGGGCCCAGACAGCGGACCGCATCCTGCTCCCCGCCCACACCCCCGAAGGCCGGGCCGTACTCGCCCTCGTCCCCCGTACCCACCCGGGCATCACGCTCGACGACCAGATATCCACCACCGGCGAGCGCCTCGCCGAGGTCCGGCTGAATGCCGTACGCCTCGGCGCCCAGGAAACGATCACTGCCCCACACGCCTGGGAGTCGCTGCGCAACGTGCTGACCACCGGCACCTGTGCACTCGCCCTGGGCGTGGGCGAGAGCGTCCTCGCCATGACCAGCGACTACACCAGCAAGCGCGAGCAGTTCGGATTCCCGGTGGCGACCTTCCAGGCCGTCGCCGTACAGGCCGCCGACCGCTTCATCGACCTGCGCGCCATGGAGGCCACGCTCTGGCAGGCAGCCTGGCGCATCACCACCGACGCGGCCGGCCCGCTACCGCCCGCCGGGGACGTCGCCGTCGCCAAGATCTGGGCCTCCGAGGGCGTACGCCGTGTCGTCCAGACCGCCCAGCACCTCCACGGCGGCTTCGGTGCCGACACCGACTACGCGCTGCACCGCTACCACGCCTGGGCCAAACAGCTGGAGCTCTCCCTCGGCCCCGCCGCCGCCCACGAGGAAGCCCTCGGCGACCTGCTCGCGGCCCACCCGCTGCGCTGA
- a CDS encoding 2Fe-2S iron-sulfur cluster-binding protein, with protein sequence MFHPLQVREIERLTDDAVAVTFEVPPELHTTFRHTPGQHIALRRSVDGQEIRRTYSICAPATDRPVLRVGIRLVEDGAFSTYALKELAVGDTVDVMAPAGRFTLEPRPGHFVGIVGGSGITPVLSIAATLLDRQPDAHFCLIRSDRTAASTMFLEEVADLKDRYPQRFQLIHTLSREEQQAGLPSGRLDETRLRSLLPALLKIDSVDGWYLCGPYGLVQGAERALRALDVPRTRIHEEIFHVDNGTPTAPATTTPAHSTVSATLDGRSGTWPVHDSESLLEAVLRNRADAPYACKGGVCGTCRAFLVSGEIRMDRNFALESDEVDAGYVLACQSHPVTEKVELDFDR encoded by the coding sequence ATGTTCCACCCGCTCCAGGTCCGGGAGATCGAGCGGCTCACGGACGACGCGGTGGCCGTCACCTTCGAGGTCCCGCCCGAGCTGCACACCACCTTCCGGCACACTCCCGGACAGCACATCGCGCTGCGCAGATCCGTCGACGGCCAGGAGATCCGCCGTACGTACTCCATCTGCGCCCCCGCCACCGACCGGCCCGTGCTGCGGGTGGGCATCCGCCTCGTCGAGGACGGCGCCTTCTCGACCTACGCGCTCAAGGAACTGGCCGTCGGCGACACGGTGGACGTGATGGCCCCGGCCGGCCGCTTCACCCTCGAACCCCGCCCCGGCCACTTCGTCGGCATCGTCGGCGGCAGCGGCATCACGCCCGTGCTGTCCATCGCCGCCACCCTGCTCGACCGGCAGCCGGACGCCCATTTCTGCCTCATCCGCAGCGACCGCACGGCGGCATCGACGATGTTCCTGGAGGAGGTGGCCGACCTCAAGGACCGCTATCCCCAGCGCTTCCAGCTCATCCACACCCTCTCCCGCGAGGAACAACAAGCCGGCCTGCCCTCCGGCCGCCTGGACGAGACCCGGCTCCGCTCCCTCCTGCCCGCGCTCCTGAAGATCGACTCCGTCGACGGCTGGTACCTGTGCGGCCCCTACGGCCTGGTCCAAGGCGCCGAACGCGCCCTCCGCGCCCTCGACGTGCCCCGCACCCGCATCCACGAAGAGATCTTCCACGTCGACAACGGCACCCCGACCGCCCCCGCCACCACCACTCCAGCACACAGCACCGTCTCCGCCACCCTCGACGGCCGCTCCGGCACCTGGCCGGTCCACGACAGCGAGTCGCTGCTCGAAGCCGTCCTGCGCAACCGCGCGGACGCCCCGTACGCCTGCAAGGGCGGCGTCTGCGGCACCTGCCGCGCCTTCCTGGTGTCGGGCGAGATACGCATGGACCGCAACTTCGCCCTGGAATCCGACGAGGTCGACGCGGGGTATGTCCTGGCCTGCCAGTCCCACCCGGTCACGGAGAAGGTCGAGCTGGACTTCGACCGGTAG
- the paaD gene encoding 1,2-phenylacetyl-CoA epoxidase subunit PaaD, whose translation MVTTAALEEELRALAGSVPDPELPVLTLAELGVLRDVHLTAPGRVEVHLTPTYTGCPAIEAMSADIERVLHDHGMPEVEVRTVLSPPWTTDAITAEGRRKLAEFGIAPPRPTGPADGPVTVDLTIRCPHCGSTDTTLLSRFSSTACKALRRCESCREPFDHFKEL comes from the coding sequence ATGGTGACCACCGCCGCCCTCGAAGAGGAACTGCGCGCGCTGGCCGGCTCCGTTCCCGACCCCGAGCTGCCGGTACTCACCCTCGCCGAACTCGGTGTGCTGCGCGATGTCCACCTGACCGCGCCCGGCCGGGTCGAGGTGCACCTCACCCCGACCTACACCGGCTGCCCCGCCATCGAAGCGATGTCGGCCGACATCGAGCGCGTGCTGCACGACCACGGGATGCCCGAGGTCGAGGTCCGTACGGTCCTCAGCCCGCCGTGGACCACGGACGCGATCACCGCCGAGGGCCGCCGCAAGCTCGCCGAATTCGGCATCGCGCCCCCGCGCCCCACGGGACCGGCCGACGGCCCGGTCACCGTCGACCTCACCATCCGCTGCCCGCACTGCGGATCGACCGACACCACCCTGCTGAGCCGGTTCTCCTCCACGGCGTGCAAGGCACTGCGCCGCTGTGAGTCCTGCCGCGAACCCTTCGACCACTTCAAGGAGTTGTGA
- the paaC gene encoding 1,2-phenylacetyl-CoA epoxidase subunit PaaC, whose amino-acid sequence MNVTATPALPLGDDALILSHRLGEWAGHAPVLEEEVALANIALDLLGQARVLLSLVGDEDELAYLREERQFRNLQLVEQPNGDFAHTIARQLYFSTYQELLFGHLATTDSELAPLAAKAVKEVAYHRDHAHQWTLRLGDGTDESHTRMQHALDALWRFTGELFEPVEGLETVPWPALHDSWTARITATLEQAALTVPEGPRHGAWTAGAGRQGLHTESFGRLLAEMQHLHRSHPGAAW is encoded by the coding sequence ATGAACGTCACCGCCACCCCGGCCCTGCCCCTCGGGGACGACGCCCTGATCCTCTCCCACCGTCTGGGCGAATGGGCCGGCCACGCGCCCGTCCTGGAGGAGGAGGTCGCGCTGGCCAACATCGCGCTGGACCTGCTCGGCCAGGCCCGTGTGCTGCTCTCCCTCGTGGGCGATGAGGACGAACTGGCCTATCTGCGCGAGGAGCGGCAGTTCCGCAACCTCCAGCTCGTCGAGCAGCCCAACGGCGACTTCGCCCACACCATCGCCCGCCAGCTCTACTTCTCCACCTACCAGGAGCTGCTGTTCGGTCATCTCGCCACCACCGACAGCGAGTTGGCCCCGCTCGCCGCGAAGGCCGTCAAGGAGGTCGCCTACCACCGCGACCACGCCCACCAGTGGACACTGCGCCTGGGCGACGGCACCGACGAGAGCCACACCCGGATGCAACACGCCCTGGACGCCCTCTGGCGCTTCACCGGCGAACTCTTCGAACCGGTGGAGGGCCTGGAAACGGTGCCCTGGCCGGCCCTCCACGACAGCTGGACCGCGCGCATCACCGCCACCCTGGAGCAGGCCGCCCTCACCGTCCCCGAAGGCCCCCGGCACGGCGCCTGGACGGCCGGCGCGGGCCGCCAGGGCCTGCACACCGAGTCGTTCGGACGGCTGCTCGCCGAGATGCAGCACCTCCACCGCAGCCACCCGGGGGCGGCATGGTGA